From the Daucus carota subsp. sativus chromosome 8, DH1 v3.0, whole genome shotgun sequence genome, one window contains:
- the LOC135148392 gene encoding uncharacterized protein LOC135148392: MEEKKRSLILAQVVVGEKRSDYYVFDLEADEVLKTEIQSLLDQGQGDMVKLGGMMYNIGGLRRIDECPPLDVIPCAEGDHHVHLGVSCLDLKNFDDAPLSSNKWRWNDIPPMKEFRIYPSCASLDGKLYAFYCLSAKTHIGEVFDPSLGRWEPLPPPPEEIPAGGSLLVSPRVISDEKRHRILVHFDTTHSLYAYYPDFHSWDCLVQYFSPWYPATIALVDDVLFFHIYERRDCLAAFDLLSNSWLKVKYSSNFPAWDMSFNEWQNILHLGDGILCLANSCASFSPPPVHTNIRFVKLRLQRISSQHLLLVTFVSSQCFRFQGYLRANSFFLL, encoded by the coding sequence atggaagaaaagaagaggaGTCTAATTCTGGCGCAGGTTGTGGTGGGAGAAAAAAGATCTGATTATTATGTATTTGATCTGGAAGCTGATGAAGTTTTGAAAACTGAAATTCAATCTTTGTTGGACCAAGGACAGGGGGACATGGTGAAGTTGGGAGGAATGATGTATAATATTGGCGGTCTAAGACGAATAGATGAATGCCCTCCCCTTGATGTTATTCCTTGTGCTGAAGGAGATCACCACGTCCACTTGGGAGTATCTTGTTTAGACTTGAAGAATTTTGATGATGCTCCTCTATCCTCCAATAAGTGGAGGTGGAATGATATCCCTCCTATGAAAGAATTCCGCATATACCCGTCTTGTGCTTCCCTTGATGGTAAATTATATGCCTTTTATTGTTTATCAGCAAAGACCCATATTGGTGAAGTGTTTGACCCCAGCCTTGGACGCTGGGAACCCTTGCCTCCTCCACCAGAGGAAATCCCTGCCGGTGGCTCTTTGCTCGTGTCTCCTCGGGTGATTTCTGATGAAAAGAGACATCGCATTCTTGTGCATTTTGATACTACTCATTCCCTCTATGCTTATTATCCTGATTTCCATTCATGGGATTGCCTTGTACAATACTTTAGCCCGTGGTATCCTGCTACCATCGCTTTGGTTGATGATGTCCTTTTCTTCCATATATATGAGCGCCGTGATTGCCTTGCTGCCTTTGATTTGTTAAGCAATTCATGGTTAAAGGTTAAGTATTCTTCCAACTTTCCTGCTTGGGATATGTCTTTTAATGAATGGCAGAACATTCTTCATTTGGGCGATGGCATCTtgtgcttggccaactcctgtGCTTCTTTTAGTCCCCCCCCTGTCCACACTAATATTCGGTTTGTCAAATTAAGACTTCAGCGGATCTCTTCTCAACACCTGCTGCTCGTCACTTTCGTTTCTTCCCAATGCTTTCGATTTCAAGGCTACTTGAGAGCCAACAGCTTCTTCCTTCTTTAG